A single window of Deltaproteobacteria bacterium DNA harbors:
- a CDS encoding DUF3187 family protein: MFSRWLRIIRIIARITTSMAIALLVPCARADDFSGFGPASVRNYQPIQLIFLNLPVERARTLAAGTLEAHLETVESNTIATVSNPKVQGQLKLETNRTVIGAKFGVWPGLEVGGDIPFISHYGGMLDTVIDPIEHALGTFNPERDLYPDNSFGAFLVRQGNTTVFQGKRQVFELGDIWFSAKQEVWGRANWPLVSLRAAIKAPTGRASAVFGSGYPDFGLGFAAEHQPLSWLILYADLAGIFPVGPITPARLTLNPALNQAVAAEARVLWPWFSLLLQQELYTSPLHGNGTRILDGTVVELTWGANARVGPTTFQLAMVDNISPVATAADFSVLLRVGYEL, encoded by the coding sequence GTGTTTTCGCGGTGGCTCCGGATCATTCGCATCATCGCGCGCATCACCACGAGCATGGCCATCGCGTTGCTCGTCCCCTGCGCGCGCGCGGACGACTTCTCCGGATTCGGTCCCGCGTCGGTTCGCAACTACCAGCCGATCCAACTCATCTTCTTGAACCTGCCGGTCGAGCGCGCACGCACGTTGGCAGCGGGCACGCTTGAAGCGCACCTGGAAACGGTCGAGAGCAACACCATCGCCACGGTCTCCAATCCGAAGGTGCAGGGTCAGCTCAAACTCGAAACCAACCGCACTGTCATCGGTGCGAAATTCGGCGTGTGGCCGGGGCTCGAAGTCGGGGGCGACATTCCGTTCATCTCGCACTACGGCGGCATGCTCGATACGGTCATCGATCCCATCGAACACGCGCTCGGCACGTTCAATCCCGAGCGCGATCTATATCCCGACAATTCGTTCGGCGCGTTCCTCGTTCGCCAAGGCAATACAACCGTCTTTCAAGGCAAGCGGCAGGTGTTTGAACTTGGCGACATCTGGTTCAGCGCTAAACAAGAAGTATGGGGCCGAGCGAACTGGCCGCTGGTCTCGCTGCGCGCCGCTATCAAAGCGCCCACCGGTCGCGCCAGCGCCGTGTTCGGCAGTGGTTATCCGGACTTCGGACTCGGCTTCGCGGCTGAGCATCAGCCGCTATCATGGCTCATTCTGTACGCCGACCTAGCGGGAATCTTTCCGGTCGGTCCGATCACCCCGGCGCGGCTCACACTCAATCCGGCGCTCAACCAAGCGGTCGCCGCTGAAGCGCGAGTGTTGTGGCCGTGGTTTTCTCTGCTGTTGCAGCAGGAACTGTACACCAGCCCGCTGCACGGCAACGGCACGCGCATTCTCGACGGCACGGTGGTCGAGCTGACGTGGGGCGCCAACGCGCGGGTAGGGCCGACGACATTTCAACTCGCTATGGTCGACAACATCAGTCCCGTGGCCACCGCGGCGGACTTTTCTGTTCTGCTCCGAGTAGGATATGAGCTATGA
- a CDS encoding response regulator transcription factor: MKVTVVIADDHAIVRQGIASLLSTNPDIQILAEARDGKEALRLVQRLRPKVALLDISMPSMNGLTAAMRIPKLSPHTAVVMLSMFADRELVLQALEAGARGYLTKQSIGSDVAQAILAVARGDTYLSPDVASLVVSDYLSAVRTRPDRAPELTLREREVLQLIAEGRTNKEIAQLLETSIKTVDTHRTHIMKRLNIHDLAGLVKYAVRNGLIQP, from the coding sequence ATGAAGGTCACGGTAGTCATCGCCGATGATCACGCGATCGTTCGGCAAGGTATCGCTTCGCTGCTGAGCACGAATCCGGACATTCAGATCCTCGCCGAGGCACGCGACGGTAAAGAGGCGCTTCGCCTGGTGCAGCGGCTGCGGCCGAAGGTCGCGTTGCTCGACATCTCGATGCCGAGCATGAACGGCCTCACCGCGGCGATGCGCATCCCCAAGCTATCGCCGCACACCGCGGTGGTCATGCTCAGCATGTTCGCCGACCGCGAGTTGGTGCTGCAGGCCTTGGAAGCCGGCGCCCGCGGCTATCTCACCAAACAATCGATCGGGAGCGACGTCGCCCAAGCCATCCTCGCCGTGGCCCGCGGCGACACGTACCTCAGTCCGGACGTCGCCTCGCTCGTGGTCAGCGACTACTTGAGCGCAGTCCGCACCCGACCCGATCGCGCTCCCGAGCTGACCCTGCGCGAACGCGAAGTGTTGCAACTCATCGCCGAGGGCCGCACCAACAAAGAGATCGCCCAACTCCTCGAAACCAGCATCAAGACCGTCGACACCCACCGTACTCACATCATGAAGCGCCTCAACATCCACGACCTCGCCGGCTTGGTGAAATACGCAGTGCGCAACGGGCTGATTCAGCCGTAA